The sequence AATCGACGTCGATGTCTTGGATATCAATGAAGTACCAATGTTCAACCAAGATGATGACCAAACAAATAGCCCCGTTATTCAAAATCTTTGCAAGAAAATTTCAGCTGCTGATGGTGTTATCATTGCTACTCCTGAACACAATCACACTGTTCCTGCAGCCTTGAAGAACGTTATCGAATGGCTATCTTATGAAGTACATCCTTTCGACGGCAAACCCGTTATGATTGTCGGAGCTTCATACCATACTCAAGGGTCATCACGTGCCCAATTACATTTGAGACAAATTCTTGAAGCACCTGGTGTTAATGCGGTTGTCTTGCCTGGTAATGAATTTTTGCTAGGTGACGTTAAAACTGCTTTTGACGAAAATGGTGACTTGAAGGATCAAAGAACAGTTGATTTCTTACAAACTACTTTGCAAAACTTTATCAAATTTGCCAAAGTTATCAACTTGATTAGTCAATCAAACGGCTATCAAGACGAAGACCTTTCTGCTAAAAAAGGAACTGACACAACTATTCAAGGTATCGACATGAACGACGATGACTGGTTGGACAAAGCTGCTAAGAAAGTCAATGCCGTTGAAGGTGGCACTTATGTCAAATTAGACAGTGGTTTGTTGACAGTTGATCAATTGAACTACTTCTTAAAGACTATGCCAGTTGAATTGACTTACGTTGATGAAAATAATCAATTTATTTATTACAACAAAGTTGGCAAAGCTGAAGATATGTTAGCTAAACGTGTTCCTGCTCAAGTCGGAGATGCTTTAGATAAGGTTCACCCTAATATCGAACGCGTTATGAAACACGTTAAACAAGTTATCTATGACTTGAGAAGTGGTAAGACTGATTTAGTTTCAATGCCAGTACCTGGTGGTGACGAAAATCATCACGTAATGCACTATTACAAAGCAATGCATGATGAAAATGACAATTACAAAGGTGTTAACGAATGGGCTGTTGATATCAAACCAATCGTTGACCAATACTTACAACAAACTGGTCAAAAACTAGTCCCAGATCCAAACGCTAAGTTGGATGCTACATCTGGTGCTTCGAAAGATGAAAGTAAATCAGCAGTTGATGCAAACTCTGGCGCTTCAGAATCAGCTGAAGAACCTGCTGTTAAACCTGAAGTAGAAGTAGACGCTACATCTAGTGCTTCTAAAAATTAGATATTGAATATTGTTAATAAAAATCCCGTTAGAATGTAATTTGTTTACAATCTAACGGGATTTTTGTATTGGCGCATGAAATAATTACGATAAAATTAAGTATATGGAATCTAGTCGGTAGCAAAAGCCCTGTGATGGCTCAGCCGCCAAATTATTCTAAGCAACTTGTTGCTTAGAATAAGACCAATCTTGAAGACTTTGCCCGAACTTGGGCTTAGCAAAGGCTCCAAGTTGTGTCGGCAGCGTTCCAGCCAATCACAGGGCTTTTGCGGACGACGGCAGTTTATCACAAAACAGACCTAATATGTTTAACCACATATGTTCAATATATCCGTCTTCGTAATGTTTAAACAAAATCTAATAGAATAAATCAAGAATTGTCATTCGAATAAAAAACGCAAAAAAAACAGCTCGTCTTGGGGGGACGGGCTTGTTTTTTCTGCATTACCAGTAGTGTCAGGGACAAAGTTATGAATGCTTGTGAGGGTTCCATATTTGTCAAATAGAGAGGGATTTGTAATTAATTAATGAAAGCATTCAAAGTAAATTATTGTAATGGGAAACGCATTTGAGGGGGAGAACAAGTTGATTGAGGGGGGCAACTTGTTCTGAATGCGAATGAGTTTTATGGCTACGATATGAGGATGTATCGCAACCTTCTTTGGTTAAAAAAGAAGAATTGCATTTCATATCTTTGCCCCTTTCACAGTTAATAATATAGCATATATGTTTAAACATGTACATTCATTTTTAGAAAAAATAATTTTTTGATTTTGGATAAATAAATATGTAAATAACATGTTATTATATTTAATTCATTGTGGATTTTTTCACGATGTATAGACCATTTTTTTGATATAATGAATTACCCATAAAAATTCTTGTATGATCTATTAGAAAAAAAGAGCAAAAAAAAACAGCTCATCTGGGGGGACGGGCTTGTTTTTTTGTTACACCTAATGTGTAACGGCATTACCAGTAGTGTCAGAGATAAAGGTATGAATGCTTATGAGGTTTCCATATTTGTCAAATAGAGAGGGATTTGTAATTAATTAATGAAAGCATTCAAAGTAAATTATTGTAATGGGATAACGCATTTGAGGGGAGGATAAAGTTGATTGAGGGGGGCAACTTTATCCTGAATGCGAGTAAGCTATTCGGTTACGATATGAGGATGTATCGCAACCTTTAGAGTTAAAAAAGGAAGGAATTGCATTGATCATATCTCTATCTCTTTCACGGTTATAATATAACACATATGTTTAAACAATTAAATTCATTTTAGAAAAAAATAATTATTTGTTTTTAGTTTCACAAATACTTCAATTTATGTGATTATAATGTTAAGTTTATTTTTTCGTTTTGAGAGGATTTAAACGACACTTTGACGTTTTATGGGGCGTAAGTGAGGTGGTTTATACTTTTAATTAGATTTATTTATATTCTATATATATTTTTTAATATAGTATGTAAACGCTTTAATCATGTTAAAATATTAACTATAATGATATTAAATCGTAAAAGGTGGTAATTATTATGAAGGTAAGTATCGTAGGTTGTACACATGCAGGAACTTTTTCAGCAATGAATATTTTGAAGGAACATCCAGATTGGGAAGTTTCCGTTTTTGAAAGAAATGATAATCTTTCTTTCCTATCATGTGGAATCGCACTTTGGGTAAGTGACCGTGTTTCAGATCCTAACAAGATGTTTTATGCTAGTCCCGAAGCTTTGACAGAACTTGGTGCACACATGCACATGCAACATGATGTTACAAATATTGACTTCGATAATAAGAAATTAGCCGTTAAAAATCTAGTTAGTGGGGAAACTTTCGAGCAAGATTATGATAAGTTGGTCATTACTACTGGCTCAGCTCCAGTTATCCCTCCAATTCCAGGTATTGATTCAAGCCGCGTAATGCTTTGCAAGAATTGGACTAATGCCAATGAATTGAAAGAAAATGCTAAAGACATCAAGAGTGCTATCGTTATTGGTGCTGGTTACATCGGTGCTGAACTAGCTGAAGGTTATGCAACTCTTGGTAAAGAAACTACTTTGATTGATGCTTTACCACACGTTTTAGGTAAGAACCTTGACCCTAACATGTCTGCTGTTGCCGAAAAAGATTATCTCGACAATGGTGTAAAACTTGGCATGGGCGAAAAAGTTCAGTCATTTGAAGAAACAGATCATAGTGTAATTGTAAAAACTGATAAAAATACTTATGAAGCTGATATTGCTGTTATGTGTGTTGGCTTCCGTCCTAATACAAAGATGTTCGCTGACGAATTTGAAACTTTGCCAAACGGTGCTTTGATTGTGGATAAATACATGCACACAAGTAAAGAAGACGTCTTCTCAGCTGGTGATGCAGCATCTGTTCACTACAATCCAACAGGCGACAACCAATATATTCCTTTGGCAACTAATTCAGTTCGTCAAGGTATCTTGGTTGGTAAGAATATCGAAAAAGATACTGAAGCTTATATGGGAACACAAGCTAGTTCAGCGGTTGAACTATTCGGCAGAACTTATGCTGCCAGTGGTTTGACTAAAGAACACGCTGAAGTTCTAGGTAAGAAAGTTGATAGTGTATCTCTAGAAGACAACTATCGTCCAGAGTTCATGTTGACAACTACTCCTGTTTTGATGAACCTCGTATGGGATCCAGAAACAAGAGAAATTCTCGGTGGTGCTTTGACAAGCATGTATGATGTATCGCAATCAGCTAACCTCTTGTCATTAGCAATTCAAAAGAAAGTTACGATCGATGAGTTGTCCATGGTTGACTTCTTGTTCCAACCTAACTTCGACAAACCAGTTAACTACGTCAGTGCCTTAGCTGGAGCTGCTGTAGAAAAAGCTGATAAATAATTAATTTATGAATACCCGAATATCACAAATTAAATGTGTTATTCGGGTATTTTTGTGGCTAAAAAAATTATTTCTTCCTATACTGTGGGTAAAGTGGAGGGAATGTTATGGCTGAAGATAGTGATTTCATCATGCGTCAAATTAAGTCGTTTGCGGAAGGCTTTGGTTATATGGTCGGAAAAAAAGACGGCGAAAAAACTGAAGTAGTGTTTGAGCAGCAACAAGGTCAAAGTGACAAAATCCATCGTGATATAACTGAATTGTTGATGCATCAAAAGTATGAACAGGCAATTCAGTACGTTTATGCCCAGAAATTTACTTTAGAAGAAGGACAATATTTTATCTTGGGACAGTGGCTGTTGGGAAAATTAAGTGACATACCAGAAATCAGCCAAGATGTAATAGAAGAGTTTCGCATCAATATAGAGAAGCACCGACCATCTATTAATTAATTCACAAATAATTCAAATTTTAGTACAAACTTTTTCATAATATCTCGGTACTATGTATACATAGTCAAATATGGCTATACAAAAACGAGGTGAATTTTATGAAAAAACATCCTTTGCTCGTGCTTACTGGTGTTTCCGTCTTAGCAACTGTTTGTACTAAGATGATCAGAAATTACAATGGTAAGAAATTTTTAAACTAGAATCACATTACTCAAAAATACAAAAATACAAGAATTAAAAACCATTCACACACATTCAAAACAAAACTTAAATTACGTTAAATCAAGAGGTAGACATTATGAAAAATAATATGATGACAGGCTTGCGCAAGCAAGCCTTTTTTGTTTGGCATCTTTTTTGCAATTATTCGGTTTATCCCATATTATTTGGATAGTTAGTAAGGAGATACAAATATGCTTAAACGTCATGTCCGGTATTATCTTGGAGCGTTTTTTCTTAATTTCGTTATTATTTCGGTTATTTTTGCGTATTTTAAATTAGTGCCTTTTGGTAGTAACAATTTCTTGAGTAGTGACTTGGGAACGCAATATCTGACTTTTTTAACTGAATTGCGGCGTCAGTTAACATCTGGTAATCTGCATTTTTACTTGTTCAGTCAGTCACTAGGGGATAATTTCTTTCCTGTTATGAGCTATTATTTATTGTCACCCTTTAATTTGTTATTGGTCTTTTTTAGTCCAATGGGGATTCCGGCAGCGGCAAATATTATTATCATGCTGAAGATTTCTTCAATGGGCGTGGCAATGGCTTACTTCTTGAAAGAATACTCACAAAAGATTAAATTTACCAATTATATTTTTACTCTAGCTTATAGTTTTTGTGGATTCGTAGCGTCATACTTTTATGATTTGATGTGGCTGGATGCCTTAATAATGTTACCTTTGGTAGCGATAGGCGTTATGCGGGTCATAAAAGAGCAAAAATATCTTCTATATTATTGTTCAATTTTATTGGCCATTATCTTCAACTATTACTTAGGATATATGCTTTGTATTTTTTCATTATGTTTCTTTATTTATACAGGATTTGAGAATAATCTCTTCCGTCAAAATAATAAGTGGAAGATTATTAGAAATTATTTGATCACTTCAGTTTTGGCTGGTTTGAGTTCAGCAGTCGTCTTATTACCAACCTTGGTCGGCATGATGAAAACGGGTAAGACTTCCTTTAATGTTATGAATTATTTGCCATCGGCTCGCTTTGGTTTGGAAGCTTTGACGGAATTAGGAATCGGTGGGAATACTTTTGAACAGCGATTAGAACACGGCCCGTCAGTTTTTATGACCTCGACAATTCTAATTTTGTTGTTGGCATACTTCTTTAGTCCTCGAGTTAATAATAAAGATAAACAAAATTCTACATTCTTGTTAGGGATTTTGCTGATCAGCATGTTTGTGACAACATTCAATACTGTTTGGCATATGTTTCAAAATCCAGCTGGTTTCCCATTTAGAAATAGCTTTATTTTTTCATTCGTATGTATTTTTATTGCCTATAAAGCTTTTGAGGCTGGTGTTTTCAAAGATAAGTCGACAATTATTAAATCCACTTGTGTAGCAGGGATTTTACTCTGCATTGGCTATTCGACGGAATGGCTGTTGCCAAAGATTATTGAGCGACTTGGTTTTGCAATTCCAGATAATAATTACAATGGTTATTTCTTCTGGCTAAGTATTATTTGTATCATTATCTCCGGTGTGATTTTGCTAGTTCTTAATAGTAATAAAAAGTTCTTCGGCTTGTTGATGCTGATAATGATGTTTGAAATTGTGGCTAATTTTAATTCGGTTATCAGTACTGCGGGATTAGGTAATCAATTAGTTTATCGAGAGGAATTTAAGAAAGAAAATAATATCCTAGCTGATGTGAAGGCAAGAAGTCATTTGGGACATCGAATAATTGTCTCCAAATCTGGTTTGAATAAGGCCTTTCCGGAAAAATACAACAATTATAATGATCCGATTTTGTTCAACATCAACGGGTTAAGTCTGTATAGCTCCACTTTGAATCAAAAGACTCTGGAAATGATGAATAACTTGGGCTACTACAGTATCAATGTTCGCCGTATCAGTTATTTTGGTGGGACAAATTTGACCAATGCCTTGCTGGGCGTTTATTATCGAGTCCGTCAGTGGGATAATCATTATTACGTCGAAGAAAATTATAATGCACCATCATTAGGTTTCATGGTCAATAAAGATGTCTATGGATACAAGATGAAAAATGGTCACGCTTTGGATAACCAGGATCGTTTATGGCAGGCTTTGAATGGCAATAGTACCGAATATTTAAAAAATGCTACACTCAATAGCATGCAACAGACGACGACTGAAGGTAAAACGCTCTATACGTATCAAATGACTACTCGTGCTAGTGGTCCATTGTACTTTTATAAAACGCCGTTAAATTACGACAAAACTAAGATTTATGTTGATGGCAAGCGTGTCAAAACTAGTAATATGAATGTTTATAAGGCAGCTACATTGCGTTTGGGGCATTTTAAGAAGAATCAAAAAGTTCAAGTAAAGATTTTGACGAAGAAGATATTTGATTTGAATCCTGAATACTTCCAATCATTGGATCAACCGAAATTCTTAAAGTCCTTGTATAAATTCCAAGATAATTCCTTGAAAATCAGTTCTGACCTGAATCACGATACTGTTCGTGGAACCATCAATGTCGAAAAAGCAGGGCCAATGTTGTTCAGTATTCCTTACGATGATGGTTGGAGTGCCACAGTCGATGGTCAGAAAGTCAAACTTCATCAAGTGGTCGATAACTTAATGGCGATTGATTTAGACAAGGGACAACATAAAGTTGAATTGAACTATCAAGTACCAGGGCTTAAAATTGGTTGGATAGTTTCAGTTGTGTCAGTTATTTTGTTTATCAGTTTTGAATTATTAAATTATAGAACTAAAAAATATAATTAAATGACTTGTAAAACAAAATATTAGAAAAATAGCTAGAATTATTTGCATTATTCTGGAGATGTTATAATATTTTGGTATGAAGCGTTTACATTAATAAATGAGGTGAAATAATGTCAAGTGAATATGTTATGGCAATCGATGAAGGAACCACTAGTACTCGGGCAATAATTTTTGATAAAGCTGGGACGAAAATTGCCGATGCCCAACGTGAATTTACGCAACATTTTCCACAACCTGGCTGGGTCGAGCACGATGCTAATGAAATTTGGAATGCCGTTCAATCGACAATTGCCAATGTTTTTATTGAATCTGGCATCAAGCCTAGACAAATCAAAGGTATTGGAATTACCAATCAACGTGAAACTACCATTATTTGGGATAAGAAAACAGGTTTGCCAATTTACAACGCTATTGTTTGGCAAAGTCGACAAACTTCAGATATTGCCGCTAAGTTGGAAAAAGATGGCTATGAGGATATGATTCATGAAAAAACTGGGTTGTTGATTGACCCATATTTCTCAGCTACAAAGATTCGTTGGATTCTAGATCATGTTGACGGAGCTCAAGAACGTGCTGAAAAAGGTGAATTGCTCTTTGGAACAATCGACACATGGATTCTTTGGAAATTGTCTGGTGGAGCTGCCCATGTAACAGACTACTCGAATGCCAGTCGGACGATGTTATACAATATTCACGACCTCAAGTGGGACGATGATATTCTAAAAGTATTGAATATTCCTAAGGCCATGTTGCCAGAAGTTCGCCCCAATTCAGAAGTTTACGCTAAGACAAAAGGTTATCATTTCTATGGTTCAGAAGTTCCAATTGCTGGAATGATTGGTGATCAACAGTCAGCATTGTTTGGCCAAATGGCCTTTGAACCAGGGATGGTCAAGAATACTTATGGAACTGGTGCCTTTATCGTGATGAATACCGGTGAGAAGCCTCAGTTATCAGATAATAATTTGTTAACAACGATTGGTTATGGTATTAATGGTAAAGTTTATTATGCGCTAGAGGGTAGTATTTTCGTAGCTGGTTCAGCCATTCAATG comes from Companilactobacillus pabuli and encodes:
- a CDS encoding NAD(P)H-dependent oxidoreductase, which produces MKLVGIAGSIADQSYNRTLLNFIAKHFTGLIDVDVLDINEVPMFNQDDDQTNSPVIQNLCKKISAADGVIIATPEHNHTVPAALKNVIEWLSYEVHPFDGKPVMIVGASYHTQGSSRAQLHLRQILEAPGVNAVVLPGNEFLLGDVKTAFDENGDLKDQRTVDFLQTTLQNFIKFAKVINLISQSNGYQDEDLSAKKGTDTTIQGIDMNDDDWLDKAAKKVNAVEGGTYVKLDSGLLTVDQLNYFLKTMPVELTYVDENNQFIYYNKVGKAEDMLAKRVPAQVGDALDKVHPNIERVMKHVKQVIYDLRSGKTDLVSMPVPGGDENHHVMHYYKAMHDENDNYKGVNEWAVDIKPIVDQYLQQTGQKLVPDPNAKLDATSGASKDESKSAVDANSGASESAEEPAVKPEVEVDATSSASKN
- a CDS encoding YfhO family protein, whose translation is MLKRHVRYYLGAFFLNFVIISVIFAYFKLVPFGSNNFLSSDLGTQYLTFLTELRRQLTSGNLHFYLFSQSLGDNFFPVMSYYLLSPFNLLLVFFSPMGIPAAANIIIMLKISSMGVAMAYFLKEYSQKIKFTNYIFTLAYSFCGFVASYFYDLMWLDALIMLPLVAIGVMRVIKEQKYLLYYCSILLAIIFNYYLGYMLCIFSLCFFIYTGFENNLFRQNNKWKIIRNYLITSVLAGLSSAVVLLPTLVGMMKTGKTSFNVMNYLPSARFGLEALTELGIGGNTFEQRLEHGPSVFMTSTILILLLAYFFSPRVNNKDKQNSTFLLGILLISMFVTTFNTVWHMFQNPAGFPFRNSFIFSFVCIFIAYKAFEAGVFKDKSTIIKSTCVAGILLCIGYSTEWLLPKIIERLGFAIPDNNYNGYFFWLSIICIIISGVILLVLNSNKKFFGLLMLIMMFEIVANFNSVISTAGLGNQLVYREEFKKENNILADVKARSHLGHRIIVSKSGLNKAFPEKYNNYNDPILFNINGLSLYSSTLNQKTLEMMNNLGYYSINVRRISYFGGTNLTNALLGVYYRVRQWDNHYYVEENYNAPSLGFMVNKDVYGYKMKNGHALDNQDRLWQALNGNSTEYLKNATLNSMQQTTTEGKTLYTYQMTTRASGPLYFYKTPLNYDKTKIYVDGKRVKTSNMNVYKAATLRLGHFKKNQKVQVKILTKKIFDLNPEYFQSLDQPKFLKSLYKFQDNSLKISSDLNHDTVRGTINVEKAGPMLFSIPYDDGWSATVDGQKVKLHQVVDNLMAIDLDKGQHKVELNYQVPGLKIGWIVSVVSVILFISFELLNYRTKKYN
- a CDS encoding FAD-dependent oxidoreductase, with product MKVSIVGCTHAGTFSAMNILKEHPDWEVSVFERNDNLSFLSCGIALWVSDRVSDPNKMFYASPEALTELGAHMHMQHDVTNIDFDNKKLAVKNLVSGETFEQDYDKLVITTGSAPVIPPIPGIDSSRVMLCKNWTNANELKENAKDIKSAIVIGAGYIGAELAEGYATLGKETTLIDALPHVLGKNLDPNMSAVAEKDYLDNGVKLGMGEKVQSFEETDHSVIVKTDKNTYEADIAVMCVGFRPNTKMFADEFETLPNGALIVDKYMHTSKEDVFSAGDAASVHYNPTGDNQYIPLATNSVRQGILVGKNIEKDTEAYMGTQASSAVELFGRTYAASGLTKEHAEVLGKKVDSVSLEDNYRPEFMLTTTPVLMNLVWDPETREILGGALTSMYDVSQSANLLSLAIQKKVTIDELSMVDFLFQPNFDKPVNYVSALAGAAVEKADK
- the glpK gene encoding glycerol kinase GlpK codes for the protein MSSEYVMAIDEGTTSTRAIIFDKAGTKIADAQREFTQHFPQPGWVEHDANEIWNAVQSTIANVFIESGIKPRQIKGIGITNQRETTIIWDKKTGLPIYNAIVWQSRQTSDIAAKLEKDGYEDMIHEKTGLLIDPYFSATKIRWILDHVDGAQERAEKGELLFGTIDTWILWKLSGGAAHVTDYSNASRTMLYNIHDLKWDDDILKVLNIPKAMLPEVRPNSEVYAKTKGYHFYGSEVPIAGMIGDQQSALFGQMAFEPGMVKNTYGTGAFIVMNTGEKPQLSDNNLLTTIGYGINGKVYYALEGSIFVAGSAIQWLRDAMHLVDSAPESEEAALNSQDDDEVYVVPAFTGLGAPYWDADARGAVFGLTRGTTKNDFIKATLQSLAYQSRDVIETMKRDTGIDIPTLKVDGGAANNRYLMQFQADILQTPVQRAKDLETTALGAAFLAGLAVGYWDSLEDIKKQYATGATFEPEMDVKRTDYLYEGWKEAVSATRKFKHKATK